Proteins co-encoded in one Ornithorhynchus anatinus isolate Pmale09 chromosome 14, mOrnAna1.pri.v4, whole genome shotgun sequence genomic window:
- the CCER1 gene encoding coiled-coil domain-containing glutamate-rich protein 1, with protein sequence MSLSGDEEPRPSGAGWSSPAAGPPPGACHGRGRRRPRPCPAAPAPGGCPSTWGRPGCPHWGPCGPWAGPVRVEVVWLGGPGPSCPCRCPCGAEKLGGGGLPKRRRRKWRWAGGGGVRRRAPGLSAPRNTTQFIMNQVYEDMRRRERLQRRRPRTPPAGLEAYLHGDPPRDSAALPAFPGTPRPAGPRTPPAGLEPYPHPAGLVTESAALPAFPGTPRPRTPPAGLEPYLQCAGGPARESAALPAFPGTPRPRTPPAGLEPYPRGGPATESAALPAFPGTPRRLAASPAPAEKMVTVPAGDDRQRSQQQQHAGGDPGDEEESGDGEDDEDDEVEDDEVEDDEVEDDEVEDDEEEEEDVEGEEGKEAVKREAGGGDDGDWAEEAEARQGADVEREEDGQRGRGRQRRGEEDHRLPRSPRAATEKKAWREEICALGPPSPQFYRRRCVGAGRVAV encoded by the coding sequence ATGAGTCTCTCCGGGGACGAGGAGCCCCGGCCCTCGGGCGCGGGGTGGTcttcccccgccgccggccccccgcccggagcCTGCCACGGCCGCGGCCGGCGacggccccggccctgccccgccgCGCCCGCCCCCGGGGGCTGCCCGTCGACGTGGGGCCGCCCCGGCTGCCCCCACTGGGGACCTTGCGGGCCCTGGGCCGGCCCCGTGCGGGTGGAGGTGGTGTGgctgggcgggccgggcccgtccTGCCCCTGCCGCTGCCCCTGCGGGGCCGAGAAGCTGGGCGGCGGGGGGCtgcccaagaggaggaggaggaagtggcgctgggcggggggcggcggggtccggCGGCGGGCCCCGGGCCTCAGCGCTCCGCGCAACACCACCCAGTTCATCATGAATCAGGTCTACGAGGACATGCGCAGACGGGAGCGGCTGCAGCGCCGGCGGCCCCGCACGCCCCCTGCCGGCCTCGAGGCCTATCTGCACGGCGACCCGCCGCGGGACAGCGCCGCCCTGCCGGCCTTCCCCGGAACTCCCCGGCCCGCGGGGCCTCGCACGCCCCCTGCCGGCCTCGAGCCGTATCCCCACCCTGCTGGCCTGGTGACGGAGAGCGCCGCCCTGCCGGCCTTCCCCGGAACTCCCCGGCCTCGCACGCCCCCTGCCGGCCTCGAGCCCTACCTGCAGTGCGCCGGCGGCCCGGCGCGGGAGAGCGCCGCCCTGCCGGCCTTCCCCGGAACTCCCCGGCCTCGCACGCCCCCTGCCGGCCTCGAGCCGTATCCCCGCGGCGGCCCGGCGACGGAGAGCGCCGCCCTGCCGGCCTTCCCCGGAACTCCCCGCCGCCTCGCCGCCAGCCCCGCCCCGGCGGAGAAGATGGTAACCGTCCCCGCGGGTGACGACCGGCAGCggtcgcagcagcagcagcacgccGGGGGCGACCcgggggacgaggaggagagcggggacggagaggacgacgaggacgacgaggtgGAGGACGACGAGGTGGAGGACGACGAGGTGGAGGACGACGAGgtcgaggacgacgaggaggaggaggaggacgtggaaggagaggagggaaaggaggcggtGAAGAGGGAAGCCGGCGGAGGCGACGACGGGGACTGGGCCGAGGAGGCCGAGGCGCGGCAGGGCGCCGacgtggaaagagaagaggacgGTCAGCGAGGGAGGGGACGGCAGCGGCGTGGAGAAGAGGACCACAGGTTGCCCCGGAGCCCTCGCGCGGCCACGGAGAAGaaggcctggagggaggagatctgCGCCCTCGGACCCCCGTCGCCCCAATTCTACCGCAGACGGTGCGTGGGCGCCGGGAGAGTCGCCGTCTGA